ggaagggtccgaggtggggaagggcagggtcTGGGGCAAGGGAAAGGAcgtggggaagggcagggtctggggaggggaagggtccgaggtggggaagggcagggtcTGGGGCAAGGGAAAGGAtgtggggaagggcagggtcTGGGGAGAGCAACGGCCACGGGAAAGGGAAGGGACGTGGGGAAGGACAgggtctggggaggggaagggaggtggggaagggcagggccACGGGCAAGGGAAAGGAcgtggggaagggcagggtcTGGGGAGGGCAACGGCCACGGGAAAGGGAAGGGACGTGGGGAAGGACAGGgtctggggagaggaaaggtgTGGGTTGGGGAAGGGCCatgggcagggaaaaaaagggtccCGGTTCGGGGAAGGGCCGTGGGGAAGAGAAGGGTCCGGGGAGCAGGAGGGTCTGAGGAGAGGAAGGGCCAcggggctggggaagggtctgGGTTGGGGAAGGGCCGTGGGGCCGGGAGggggcatggggaggggaagggtctgggcagggaaagggtctgcgggggggaagggacacgggaggggggaagaggctggggaggggaagggtctCGGGGACGGCGAGGCCCGTGGGGCAGCGGTGCCGCCCTGTGCCCTCAGCTGCGCCCCGCCGGACGCCGTGGTGTGGCCCCAGGCGGTGGGGCAGGTGCAGGAGCTGGCGGCGCTCTGCTACCGCTGCCGCGTGCCCATGGTGCCCttcggcaccggcaccggcctCGAGGGCGGCGTCAATGCCGTGCAGGTACAggccccccccggcaccccctgCCCGGCCCCTGCCCGCGGGCTCTCGGCGGCCGGCCGTGCCCAGCCACGCCGGTGCCCAGCCACGCCGGTGCCCCCGTGCCAGGGCGGCGTCTGCTTCGACCTGAGCCGCATGGACGCCATCGCGGAGCTGAGCCTCGAGGACTTCTCGGTGACGGTGGAGCCCGGCGTCACCCGCAAGGCCCTCAACAGCCACCTGCGTGGCACCGGGCTCTGGTTCCCTGTCGGTACCGTGGGCACCAGCGAGCAACCAGGGgggccccggggctgggggtggtggcACCGGAGGTGTGGGGGGACACCTGTGGGGCTGGGcatgctgggagcactgggtgtGCCCATGGGGCCAAGGGTGCCGTAGTCCCAGGGGGGTAGCAGGGGTGGTCATGGGGCTGGGGTGCCATGGCTGGGGTCCCATGCGGGCTGTGGCTGTCATCATCCCAGGGCTACTGGGGATGCCCATGTGTGTGCCGTGATCCCAGGCGATGCTGGAGAGCCCATGGGGCTGGGttgctggggtgctggggctgctggggtcTCCATGGTCCCAGAGGTGCCAGGCTCCTCATGGGACTGGCCATGCTGTCGtcccagaggtgctggggggtTCCCATGGGTGTGCTGTGGTCCCAAGGGTGCTGGCGGTCCCCACTGAGGTGCTGTGGTCCCAGGGCTGTCAATGGGGGAGTGGGTGCCATGGTCCCAGGAGTACTGGGGTCTCCATAGTCCCAGGGGTGCTGGGGTCCCCATGGTCCCAGGGGCGCACTGGGGCTGCCATGGGTCTGGGTTCCCAGGGTGCCGGCTGGGCACGGTGTAGGGTCCCAAAGGGACGTCCCAGGGCCCCGTCCCCACTCCCATCCCATACCCGTCCCCTGCCCGCAGACCCCGGGGCAGATGCCTCGCTGTGTGGCATGGCAGCCACAGGTGCCTCAGGCACCAATGCAGTGCGCTACGGCACCATGCGGCCCAACGTGCTCAACCTGCGTGTGGTGCTGCCAGACGGGCGCCTGCTCCACACTGCCGGCCCCGGGCGCCAGGCCAGGTGGGCACCGGAGGGGCTGGGCTGTGCCAGGTGGGGGGGCCATGTGGGTGCCCACTCACTGGCCCCTTGCAGGAAGCGTGCGGCCGGCTACGACTTGACCTCGCTCTTCGTGGGCTCTGAGGGCACCCTGGGCTTCCTGACACAGGCCACCCTGCGCCTGCACCCCCTGCCCGAGGCCACCGCCGCCACCACCGCCACTTTCCCCAGCGTGCGGGCGGCAGTGTCCTGCACCGTCCAGGTGCTGCAGGCCGCTGTGCCCGTGGCTCGCATTGGTGGGTGCCAGGGGCTGGCAGTggggccgggggctgggggTCGTCGTTGGGGCTCAGCGccaccttctcccacccagAGTTCCTGGACGACGTGATGGTGGGTGCCTGCAGCCGCTTCAGCGGGCTGGAGCTGCCGGTGGCGGCCACACTCCTCCTGGAGCTGCACGGCTCCCAGCATGGCCTGgccgagcagcagcagcagacggGTAGGGATGTCACCAGCAACCAGCACAGGGACGGGCTGACCGGTGTTGGGAACAGCGTGGCTGGGGGAGACGTGGTGGGCACCCGGGGGTGAGGGATGCGCACCCAGGGACAGGGGTGTCCTGGGGTGAAGGACAGGTGCCCAAGAATGGAATCTGGGGGACCTGGAGGGTCACCGGGGTGAGGAATGGGCGCCCAGAGCTGAGGGCTGGGGTACCAGTGTGTCACCAAGGCAAGGGATGGGTGCCTACGGACAGGGGGACCAGGGGTGTCCCAGGGTGAGGGACGGTGCTGGGGGGGCCATGGTGTGGCTCTGGGGTGTGTGCTGGGTGCCCAGGGACAGGGGACCAGGGGTGTCCTGGGATGAGGAATGGGTGCCCAGGGCCATTGactggggggcctgggggtcACTAGGGCCTGAGGGACAGGTGCCCAAAGCTGAGGACTGAGGGTCCGGCGGTCTTGGGGATGAGAACGGGTGCCCAGgaccagggatggggagagcagggatggGTGCTCAGGATGGGGACTGGGGGTCGCAGGGCGAGGGCCGGGTGCCCGGGGCTGCTGCGGGTCCCGTCCCGGCCCCCTCCCAGGGTTCCTGGCTGCCGGCAGAGGAGATCGTGCGGATGAACGGCGGCTCCGGCCTTGCCTGGGCGGAAGAGCCGGAGGAGCGTGGGCGGCTCTGGGCCATGCGCCACAGTGCCTGGTacgctgccctggccctgcgGCCTGGCTGCCAGGTGAGGGACGGGGAGCGGGATGGGGACAATGGCGGCAGCGCCCCATGGAGCTGCGGGTGCCACggctctgccctgcccggcCCAGGGCTACTCCACAGACGTCTGCGTGCCCATCTCCCGCCTGCCCGACGTGGTGGTGGAGACCAAGCGGGACCTGCAGGACTCCGGCCTTACCGGTCAGTGGGGCCGCAGCCCCCTTGGGCAGGGGTGGTGGTTAGGGGGCTGGCGTCCTCCACACCGCACCCCACCTGACCCACAGCTCCGTAGGCCCCATGGTGGGACACGTGGGTGACGGCAACTTCCACTGCCTCCTCATCTTCAACGCCCAGGACCCAGCTGAAGCCCAGCGCGTCCATGCCTTCGCCCAGCGCCTGGGCAGGTAGGGACAGGAACAccctgggtgggatggggatggatgAGGGGGAAAGCCCCATGCcatcccctgacccccccccttGTCCCACAGGCGGGCCCTGGCAGCAGGGGGCACCTGCACCGGGGAGCACGGCGTGGGGCTGGGCAAGCGGgcactgctgctggaggagctgggtcAGGAGGGGCTGGACACCCTGCGCCGCATCAAGGCTGCGCTGGACCCCCACAACCTCATGAACCCCGGCAAGGTGGTCTGAGGGGGGGGGCACCGACACCAAGCCAGTGGGGGGGCAGAAGCCCCCAGAGTCATTGCTGGGTTGCCCTGCACTGCCACCCTCATGttcccccaaatccctccaTCCTCACTTCTGTGGGTcggggacccccaaacccccaatAAACCCCTTTGCACCAGCAGTCTCCATGCGCCATGATGTCTTTTGGGGGGATAGGAcaccccagcccctccccaggGGTCCCTCTCCCAAGCAGTGCACACGCAGacacccacaaggaagggggagTGCGGGATCCCAGTTTAGCCACATCCCCAGAGCTGTGGTGCCGGcagtgcagggctgggagctctCTGGGACGTGCTGAGCACCACCATGGCCATCCCCATGCCAAGGCAGGCATGGAGAAGGGGCATCAGTGCACGTGGGGGGGCTCCGGCACCCCACAGGCATAGTCTGCTTTACCAAGAAagccagtgaaataaaataacagtgaATATTTTATTGAACATTGTTTTAATACCATATCAAAACACCTTGACTAATGAAGGAAGCTCCCCCCAAGCTCTGAACTCTTAGGTTTTTTCCCccgtttttttttaatatataaatacagaaaggtTTCCCGCAGGGGCACGGCC
This genomic interval from Buteo buteo chromosome 11, bButBut1.hap1.1, whole genome shotgun sequence contains the following:
- the LOC142036785 gene encoding putative D-lactate dehydrogenase, mitochondrial isoform X2, with the protein product MGAPGWPRTPSCRGGPGPLGPGPDPAARALTGPRPPPAPAAPRLRGGPEGGGRGPQRLHGHGSARAARPRRVHARLRPAGRRGVAPGGGAGAGAGGALLPLPRAHGALRHRHRPRGRRQCRAGRRLLRPEPHGRHRGAEPRGLLGDGGARRHPQGPQQPPAWHRALVPYPGADASLCGMAATGASGTNAVRYGTMRPNVLNLRVVLPDGRLLHTAGPGRQARKRAAGYDLTSLFVGSEGTLGFLTQATLRLHPLPEATAATTATFPSVRAAVSCTVQVLQAAVPVARIEFLDDVMVGACSRFSGLELPVAATLLLELHGSQHGLAEQQQQTEEIVRMNGGSGLAWAEEPEERGRLWAMRHSAWYAALALRPGCQGYSTDVCVPISRLPDVVVETKRDLQDSGLTGPMVGHVGDGNFHCLLIFNAQDPAEAQRVHAFAQRLGRRALAAGGTCTGEHGVGLGKRALLLEELGQEGLDTLRRIKAALDPHNLMNPGKVV
- the LOC142036785 gene encoding putative D-lactate dehydrogenase, mitochondrial isoform X3 produces the protein MALRRVLGLGGALGRRSCCSKRPLPPDFVEALRAVVGGPNVSTATAVREQHGHDESMHACAPPDAVVWPQAVGQVQELAALCYRCRVPMVPFGTGTGLEGGVNAVQGGVCFDLSRMDAIAELSLEDFSVTVEPGVTRKALNSHLRGTGLWFPVDPGADASLCGMAATGASGTNAVRYGTMRPNVLNLRVVLPDGRLLHTAGPGRQARKRAAGYDLTSLFVGSEGTLGFLTQATLRLHPLPEATAATTATFPSVRAAVSCTVQVLQAAVPVARIEFLDDVMVGACSRFSGLELPVAATLLLELHGSQHGLAEQQQQTEEIVRMNGGSGLAWAEEPEERGRLWAMRHSAWYAALALRPGCQGYSTDVCVPISRLPDVVVETKRDLQDSGLTGPMVGHVGDGNFHCLLIFNAQDPAEAQRVHAFAQRLGRRALAAGGTCTGEHGVGLGKRALLLEELGQEGLDTLRRIKAALDPHNLMNPGKVV
- the LOC142036785 gene encoding putative D-lactate dehydrogenase, mitochondrial isoform X1, which encodes MALRRVLGLGGALGRRSCCSKRPLPPDFVEALRAVVGGPNVSTATAVREQHGHDESMHACAPPDAVVWPQAVGQVQELAALCYRCRVPMVPFGTGTGLEGGVNAVQGGVCFDLSRMDAIAELSLEDFSVTVEPGVTRKALNSHLRGTGLWFPVDPGADASLCGMAATGASGTNAVRYGTMRPNVLNLRVVLPDGRLLHTAGPGRQARWAPEGLGCARWGGHVGAHSLAPCRKRAAGYDLTSLFVGSEGTLGFLTQATLRLHPLPEATAATTATFPSVRAAVSCTVQVLQAAVPVARIEFLDDVMVGACSRFSGLELPVAATLLLELHGSQHGLAEQQQQTEEIVRMNGGSGLAWAEEPEERGRLWAMRHSAWYAALALRPGCQGYSTDVCVPISRLPDVVVETKRDLQDSGLTGPMVGHVGDGNFHCLLIFNAQDPAEAQRVHAFAQRLGRRALAAGGTCTGEHGVGLGKRALLLEELGQEGLDTLRRIKAALDPHNLMNPGKVV